One stretch of Rosistilla oblonga DNA includes these proteins:
- a CDS encoding tetratricopeptide repeat protein: protein MNSVTIESTTKRAERSVRWEVDLRFLLLTLGVAAIAAVLFGGIYWMQSGQLAESVQQKADAAAEAEDWDQQLRWLDQLRMLHPADTQIAIQLANAADKSADASDLQPAERYSRIDGAIRHLRNAVIALDDSPGEERNALERKLITRLLEYGPRYASETQKRIIELSAAQDDPEMLLGLATTRLILSQGQAGKEKLEPEKFNRETGFWEWLAQQPLGSVVYTAWIANRDEIPLAAALLELCTTEPEGAFAATDVNGNPQAIGAEVLANLRQKRDDGQAMWTVYRHLQSTNPDQASTLLDDVHASALQRLQTLAASAGDDSLATSSSAPNTNAVWDFQIVYQAALADLGDDPTPEKIADVAKVLDQLLELESLSVGPQAIEAVYLTRGTLYWEATQPEQAWEVWRAGIERLGDESLTLHLALARTVVSTGDLGEAQDVVDELAAVTNRLTLALTGSSGARLTAVERKQRENALDAARWVAIYLNGELAFRQRQTSEAIGFLKKAVDSQAPAALTDRVAALGLLGAAYEQAKSWDLAAAAFEQASNLMPSAGQYRIAAARAWGKAGNTDRSIQQWRGTEVSSAAILLEQAQAIVRQQTKRSASERDYAAAVQTLEKAKLAIAQLGDDRSEERQRLTIQSEILALAMPAADDGSSQLGPHERLEQLLKRYPNSAELQSVAVLSLATDNKLDQSRQKLETLADLAGEDSLVYCQTKASLLAMQGNAKPAIATLTQHASEKPADAVVSLKQAADIALANSLPNLAFELLARVAAIEPTPDLIFRLHGLALSQKPSGAAVDPTKSTTVSAEQSPEHWENVLRDEVGTSGGWWRLAVASRLLHEYDRAKPNDPQRDALLKQATQLQREIAVSRPRWALGISLEGLIAARNGETNRAIDALRRGIDGGDQRVSSLLLLVSQLTTANRIAEAEAAFEGFERLKKANSTVTQLAIAIAEMKGDFRQGLDLARASAKRNPNETKTWLLLAQTASAAARSTDEPQARQALIAEASEALDHALEESGNSSLPVYQLRVQFQNAFFGRPEVSRELQQAASSKISEPSRSLFVGLAYLQINDLQSALAALTKAVRIAPESPECLIAMSDYYKAAKNDAKSIEMLEAALRVRPDHVDVRNRLALAIALRDGGEVPWQRLDQLLGTEQTLSAKNKLLHALILINRGDEQRQQQADKILRELIRNDQDNHDDAVRMLAALERRRWAIATEKDDSSQATRAFAESRRLYTILVRRPEPLPLDIYRFADLLLAAEQTGEIDALADQLDKMTEGGTLALDIRLRLARHHGDVKKVEQLTASWTQQMIGSEGTPQASAWEAAGRTLSRLGFHEQALDWLQQAYDEDPKYLRPYVIALARGRKFDTALEICKSNFEKTMDGNTLALIADLIVLSGNTVTVPIEIEAYLEDAINRYKSVAQVMESVATLRLSQHRYAEAVALYERAERLAPDNVRILNNLAMALSEVQGRFVDALPRIRKAIDLYGRSPELLDTLGLVLLRNDQVDEAVQTLREATATSSDPQYRFHLVMALLRSGDRVAARAQWAQLDIRAIKSSVLTPAESRDLEAIQEEFGRRKAS from the coding sequence ATGAATTCCGTAACTATTGAATCGACAACCAAACGGGCCGAACGAAGCGTTCGTTGGGAAGTCGACCTGCGCTTCTTGTTGCTGACATTGGGTGTTGCTGCGATCGCGGCGGTGTTGTTCGGGGGCATCTATTGGATGCAATCGGGACAGCTCGCCGAGTCGGTTCAACAGAAAGCCGATGCTGCGGCCGAAGCAGAGGATTGGGACCAACAGCTCCGTTGGCTCGACCAGTTGCGGATGCTTCACCCGGCCGATACGCAGATTGCGATTCAGCTTGCAAACGCCGCCGACAAATCAGCCGATGCCAGCGATCTGCAACCGGCAGAACGCTATTCGCGGATCGACGGCGCCATCCGCCATCTGCGCAACGCTGTCATCGCGTTGGACGATTCGCCGGGAGAGGAGCGAAACGCTCTGGAGCGGAAGCTGATCACCCGCCTGCTGGAATATGGCCCGCGTTATGCCAGCGAGACCCAAAAGCGAATCATCGAGCTTTCCGCAGCCCAGGATGATCCTGAGATGCTTCTCGGGCTGGCAACAACTCGATTGATCCTGTCGCAAGGCCAAGCGGGGAAAGAGAAACTGGAGCCCGAAAAGTTCAACCGCGAAACCGGTTTTTGGGAATGGCTAGCTCAACAACCTTTGGGCTCCGTAGTCTATACAGCATGGATTGCCAACCGCGACGAGATCCCGTTGGCCGCCGCGCTACTGGAACTGTGCACCACTGAACCGGAAGGGGCGTTTGCAGCAACCGATGTCAACGGAAATCCGCAGGCGATCGGCGCTGAAGTCCTGGCCAATTTGCGGCAAAAACGAGACGATGGACAGGCGATGTGGACGGTCTATCGCCATCTGCAATCGACGAACCCCGATCAGGCATCAACACTATTGGACGACGTTCACGCTTCCGCGTTGCAGCGTTTGCAGACGCTCGCCGCTTCCGCTGGCGACGACTCGCTCGCGACGTCGTCGTCCGCCCCGAATACAAATGCAGTTTGGGATTTCCAAATCGTGTATCAGGCGGCTCTTGCCGATCTAGGCGACGATCCCACGCCAGAAAAGATCGCTGACGTGGCGAAGGTTCTGGATCAGTTGCTTGAGTTGGAATCGTTGTCGGTGGGACCTCAAGCGATTGAGGCCGTCTACCTAACGCGTGGAACACTGTATTGGGAGGCGACGCAGCCCGAGCAGGCTTGGGAAGTATGGCGCGCCGGGATCGAGCGGTTGGGAGACGAATCGCTAACGCTTCATTTGGCCCTGGCAAGAACAGTTGTTTCGACTGGTGACTTGGGCGAGGCACAGGATGTTGTCGACGAACTTGCCGCCGTGACAAATCGACTCACATTGGCGCTAACGGGCTCCTCCGGCGCTAGGCTCACTGCCGTAGAACGCAAGCAGCGTGAGAACGCGCTCGACGCGGCGCGTTGGGTGGCAATCTACCTGAACGGAGAATTGGCATTCCGGCAACGTCAGACGTCCGAAGCGATTGGCTTCCTGAAGAAAGCTGTCGATTCTCAAGCCCCGGCAGCCCTCACCGATCGTGTCGCCGCCCTGGGATTGCTTGGTGCGGCTTACGAGCAAGCCAAGTCGTGGGATCTCGCCGCCGCCGCGTTTGAACAGGCGAGCAATCTGATGCCGTCCGCGGGGCAGTACCGAATCGCCGCGGCACGCGCGTGGGGCAAAGCTGGCAATACCGATCGGTCTATCCAACAATGGCGTGGCACCGAAGTCAGTTCCGCTGCGATTTTGTTGGAACAGGCCCAAGCGATTGTCCGCCAGCAAACGAAACGATCCGCCAGTGAACGCGATTACGCTGCGGCGGTTCAAACGCTCGAAAAAGCAAAGCTCGCCATTGCCCAGCTGGGTGACGATCGATCCGAAGAGCGTCAACGGTTGACGATTCAGTCGGAGATTCTGGCTCTTGCGATGCCGGCCGCCGACGATGGTTCGAGCCAATTGGGACCCCACGAACGATTGGAACAGTTGCTGAAACGGTATCCCAATAGCGCTGAACTGCAGTCGGTGGCGGTGCTCAGTCTTGCAACTGACAACAAATTGGACCAATCGCGTCAGAAACTTGAAACCCTCGCCGATCTGGCAGGGGAGGATTCGCTTGTCTACTGCCAAACGAAAGCATCCCTGTTGGCGATGCAGGGCAACGCGAAACCCGCTATCGCAACATTGACTCAGCATGCATCTGAAAAGCCTGCCGACGCCGTTGTCAGCTTGAAGCAAGCAGCCGATATCGCCTTGGCGAATTCATTGCCGAACCTGGCGTTCGAGTTATTGGCTCGCGTTGCTGCGATCGAACCAACTCCCGATCTCATCTTCCGTCTGCACGGCCTCGCATTATCTCAGAAACCATCGGGAGCTGCGGTCGATCCAACTAAATCGACAACCGTTTCTGCAGAGCAATCCCCTGAACACTGGGAAAACGTGCTCCGCGATGAAGTTGGTACGTCGGGAGGTTGGTGGCGGCTGGCCGTCGCATCGCGGTTGCTGCACGAATATGACCGTGCCAAACCGAACGACCCACAGCGCGACGCCCTGCTGAAACAAGCGACGCAATTGCAGCGAGAAATTGCGGTGTCGCGTCCTCGCTGGGCATTGGGGATCAGTCTGGAAGGTTTGATCGCCGCGCGAAATGGTGAAACCAATCGAGCGATCGATGCCCTGCGTCGCGGGATCGATGGGGGAGATCAGCGTGTCTCGAGTCTGTTGTTGTTGGTTTCGCAGTTGACCACCGCGAATCGAATCGCCGAAGCGGAAGCTGCGTTTGAAGGATTCGAACGCTTGAAGAAAGCCAATTCGACGGTCACGCAATTAGCGATCGCGATCGCCGAAATGAAGGGCGACTTCCGCCAGGGGCTCGACCTCGCTCGTGCCAGTGCCAAACGCAATCCAAACGAAACCAAGACCTGGTTGTTGTTGGCTCAAACCGCGTCGGCCGCGGCCAGATCAACCGACGAACCACAAGCCCGCCAGGCATTGATTGCCGAAGCGAGCGAAGCCCTGGATCACGCTCTCGAAGAATCGGGGAACAGCAGCCTGCCGGTCTATCAATTGCGAGTCCAATTTCAGAACGCCTTTTTTGGCCGTCCCGAAGTTAGCCGCGAACTTCAACAGGCTGCCAGCAGCAAAATCTCCGAACCTTCGCGGTCGCTGTTTGTCGGACTCGCTTACCTTCAGATCAACGATCTGCAATCCGCTCTCGCAGCGCTTACCAAGGCTGTGCGGATCGCTCCGGAGAGTCCCGAATGTTTGATCGCGATGTCCGACTACTACAAAGCCGCCAAGAACGACGCAAAGTCGATCGAGATGTTGGAAGCGGCGCTGCGAGTTCGTCCCGACCACGTCGACGTTCGCAATCGTTTGGCGCTTGCGATCGCGCTGAGAGATGGTGGAGAGGTTCCTTGGCAACGGCTCGACCAGTTGTTGGGGACCGAGCAGACCTTGTCGGCTAAAAACAAACTGCTGCACGCATTGATCTTGATCAATCGGGGCGATGAACAACGCCAACAGCAGGCCGACAAAATCTTGCGGGAATTGATTCGCAACGATCAAGACAATCACGACGACGCCGTTCGCATGCTTGCCGCGTTGGAGCGACGACGCTGGGCGATTGCGACCGAAAAGGACGATTCAAGCCAAGCGACGCGGGCCTTTGCCGAATCGCGACGTTTGTACACAATTCTCGTCCGACGCCCCGAGCCGTTGCCGTTGGATATTTATCGCTTTGCAGATCTTCTGCTGGCTGCCGAGCAGACGGGTGAGATCGATGCGTTGGCGGATCAATTGGACAAAATGACCGAAGGCGGGACGTTGGCGCTCGACATCCGTTTGCGTTTGGCCCGGCATCATGGCGACGTTAAAAAAGTGGAACAATTGACTGCCTCCTGGACGCAACAGATGATCGGATCCGAAGGGACGCCGCAAGCGAGTGCCTGGGAGGCCGCTGGACGCACGCTTTCGCGGTTAGGCTTCCATGAACAAGCCCTCGATTGGTTGCAACAGGCTTACGACGAAGATCCCAAATATCTACGCCCCTACGTCATCGCGTTGGCGCGGGGCCGCAAGTTCGATACCGCGTTGGAGATTTGTAAATCGAACTTTGAAAAGACGATGGATGGCAATACGTTGGCCTTGATCGCCGACCTGATCGTCCTCAGCGGCAACACCGTCACCGTGCCGATCGAAATCGAAGCCTACCTCGAGGATGCGATCAATCGCTACAAATCGGTCGCCCAAGTGATGGAATCGGTCGCCACGTTGCGTCTGTCACAACATCGTTATGCCGAAGCGGTTGCGTTGTACGAGCGAGCCGAAAGGTTGGCTCCCGACAATGTTCGCATTCTGAATAACTTGGCGATGGCGTTGTCGGAGGTTCAAGGACGCTTTGTCGACGCTCTGCCGCGAATTCGCAAAGCGATCGATCTGTACGGGCGGTCTCCCGAACTGCTCGATACGCTTGGCCTCGTGTTGCTGCGAAACGATCAAGTCGACGAGGCGGTGCAGACACTTCGCGAAGCGACAGCGACGTCGTCCGACCCACAATACAGGTTCCATCTCGTGATGGCGCTGTTGCGGTCGGGAGACAGGGTTGCGGCCCGAGCCCAATGGGCCCAACTGGATATTCGGGCGATTAAATCGTCGGTCTTAACCCCAGCCGAATCGCGCGACTTGGAAGCGATCCAAGAGGAATTCGGACGCCGCAAGGCTTCCTGA
- a CDS encoding O-antigen ligase family protein, with amino-acid sequence MIAAAGVEVRGRTQSIDWREPVRALMALGLVGTIVGSAWAYGGGYLSTRFHVCLAILVTAPLGVLLTIRRHDDRRQTNWIVVATALVWIAGFAQTLPLPESFIDWIQPSATEVTRKWLPEAIVSEASDIQPGQTLSIAATYTKMALAVPATFGIVCWLASLVFSDRRWGRFFLASIAVAGGTFSFFGLADAIRLGRDEAVELRQRLIISPVGADDPFGPFVNNNNAAGFLNIAVGCTIGLLALNRRRLPTSPPLSAVRQNRSSNTGHAGATDYRRFIQVLLAITLLLNIAGVMGSASRGGFLGLMAGGLAIFALRLRTTPPARTVLIVAVLLAASVGLLEVLGLRAIFAARLETLYQGTALEDPRIDHWSDSLNAIWHFLPLGAGLGTYRFAYLPFQHSGGPRWFVNADGMPIEWLLEGGLWLLPIIAGCIWWLVRRSGQLRSHLDSLGPKDAIFADGMLTAARFVLPAMLVSQLFDYGILQPSLLLSVACIGGALIGIANRVANTHRLNDLPMDAVRSETTSQPMIAGNQRSDRPIGKADSAFLRAETRFAQPLALIMLFAGLSLATLALSRGSAIEKIRLQRDAYRNQSLLEFPDLEGKIAAVERVLLKQPDHSEAHLLMARLLIDQQRQIGASYLVANNLVPADKVASWVSPRTVRRAYYARASEPNNSLHDLLMPTQDISQWKRAREHAIAALYHCQLDDRPRLLLIELDMLSEQPQLTTPVLIQQARILRNRTPRVMQHLDRLESIRIVPSPGTPVEMTE; translated from the coding sequence ATGATTGCGGCAGCGGGAGTCGAAGTGCGCGGACGTACCCAAAGTATCGATTGGAGAGAACCTGTCCGCGCCCTGATGGCACTGGGGCTTGTCGGCACCATCGTTGGTTCTGCGTGGGCGTACGGTGGTGGTTATCTAAGCACGCGGTTCCATGTCTGCCTTGCGATCTTAGTGACTGCGCCACTGGGGGTCCTGCTGACGATTCGCAGACATGACGATCGCAGACAAACGAACTGGATCGTCGTCGCGACAGCTCTGGTTTGGATTGCCGGTTTTGCGCAAACGCTTCCGTTGCCCGAGTCATTCATCGATTGGATTCAACCCAGCGCGACTGAAGTCACTCGCAAGTGGTTGCCAGAGGCGATCGTTTCTGAAGCAAGCGACATCCAGCCCGGGCAGACTCTCAGCATCGCGGCCACCTATACCAAGATGGCACTCGCGGTACCGGCAACGTTTGGGATCGTCTGCTGGTTGGCGTCGCTCGTGTTTTCCGATCGGCGGTGGGGGCGATTTTTCTTGGCAAGCATTGCCGTTGCTGGCGGGACGTTCTCATTTTTTGGATTGGCAGATGCGATCCGGCTGGGACGCGACGAAGCTGTCGAGCTGCGGCAACGTTTGATTATCTCGCCGGTCGGCGCAGACGATCCGTTTGGTCCGTTTGTCAACAACAACAATGCTGCAGGTTTTCTAAACATCGCCGTCGGTTGCACGATCGGCTTGTTAGCTCTAAATCGTCGCCGCTTGCCGACGTCCCCGCCCCTTTCAGCGGTGCGACAAAATCGGTCCTCCAATACGGGCCATGCTGGCGCGACGGACTATCGACGTTTCATCCAGGTACTGTTGGCGATCACTCTACTGTTGAACATTGCCGGTGTGATGGGCAGCGCGTCGCGAGGTGGTTTCCTGGGCTTGATGGCTGGTGGGCTAGCGATTTTCGCGTTGCGTCTACGAACCACACCGCCCGCCCGCACCGTTTTGATCGTCGCAGTTCTCTTGGCGGCTTCGGTTGGGTTGCTTGAAGTCTTAGGGCTGCGAGCGATCTTCGCAGCTCGCCTGGAAACCCTTTACCAAGGAACCGCGTTGGAAGACCCGCGGATCGATCACTGGAGCGATTCGCTCAACGCAATATGGCACTTCCTCCCACTCGGGGCCGGCTTAGGCACCTATCGATTTGCATACCTCCCATTCCAGCACTCGGGCGGCCCGCGATGGTTCGTCAACGCCGATGGGATGCCGATCGAATGGTTGCTCGAAGGTGGGCTTTGGTTGCTGCCAATCATTGCTGGCTGTATCTGGTGGTTGGTCCGACGCAGTGGACAATTGCGGTCCCATCTCGATTCGCTCGGCCCCAAAGATGCAATTTTCGCCGATGGAATGCTGACTGCCGCGAGGTTTGTCCTCCCCGCGATGCTGGTCAGCCAATTGTTCGACTACGGAATCTTGCAGCCTTCACTGCTGTTGAGTGTTGCGTGCATCGGCGGTGCCCTGATCGGAATCGCAAATCGTGTCGCCAATACGCATCGTTTGAATGACCTACCGATGGACGCGGTTCGATCGGAGACAACCTCCCAACCAATGATTGCCGGCAACCAACGATCCGACAGGCCAATCGGAAAGGCTGATAGCGCGTTTCTTCGTGCAGAAACGCGATTTGCCCAACCGCTCGCCTTGATTATGCTATTCGCTGGGCTGTCGCTTGCGACGTTGGCATTGTCTCGCGGCAGCGCAATAGAAAAGATTCGATTGCAACGCGATGCGTATCGGAACCAATCCCTACTGGAATTCCCAGATCTTGAAGGGAAGATTGCTGCGGTTGAACGCGTCTTGCTGAAACAACCCGATCACTCCGAAGCGCACCTATTAATGGCCCGGCTGCTGATCGATCAACAGCGACAGATCGGTGCTAGTTATTTGGTCGCCAATAATTTGGTTCCTGCCGACAAGGTCGCCAGCTGGGTCTCGCCACGCACAGTGCGACGGGCTTATTACGCGAGGGCGTCGGAGCCGAATAATTCGCTACACGACTTGCTGATGCCTACCCAAGATATATCTCAATGGAAGCGTGCCCGAGAGCATGCGATCGCAGCACTCTACCATTGCCAGCTGGACGACCGCCCGCGGCTACTTTTAATCGAACTGGACATGTTAAGCGAACAGCCCCAACTGACCACGCCCGTATTGATCCAACAAGCACGGATCCTACGCAACCGAACGCCACGAGTGATGCAACACCTCGACCGACTCGAATCGATTCGGATCGTCCCGAGCCCCGGGACGCCGGTTGAGATGACAGAATGA
- a CDS encoding polysaccharide biosynthesis tyrosine autokinase, whose amino-acid sequence MQNKPPSSHRAGLPIGNNGRPSAHATRPAPSGSTELDPKLLWVTVRHCWVWATPIGLALAAAAAFAVFSTFVPVYKATHLLEVNQDYVVFKGVMPTPRNLVASERPLVTNALVLDEVKNDPEVQAFYDSETPLSLGQIRGAVGVSNVGSSTLLSIEFQHKDPVAAATICNKITDSFLTIRDRLDNDRVSNLESWLTPSIDQWKNEVQVHGERVRDLSKMVIGYDPTHRVEGLENDLSVLASLRSNLSNLIVEESILEAKVAMNTAIGESSAKSDLDPSKVRAPYPEEIDQFVESDPSVVTNRRLLAERQSRVRNLEDRGLAPLRQEYHKELVERAAEQQRELDNALADARQRAPQAVTERLRRDAERDYQEGLAEKKTAALALRESINQQLVDLKARRAIIQQEYDIEKARLEQRGGKAADLRFATEDREIAAGILGQLNQRLAAIRTERRRGSGLHTLAQATPPLNPVEPMPTKKMIVAAGGAFMIPFLFGLLWELRSQKICDASNLESKVMAPIIGEVAKLPPKFGSRKGRRVFEESIDTLRANLMMSKDTIGVRSLTIASSMSGEGKSSVASQLAISVAKASGKTVLLIDGDLRSPDQHAIFGLDLGPGLSKVLSGDVELKDAVDTSLGDFVHVLPAGKMHQSPHRLVNASSIRDLLDQALEKYGFVIFDTAPVLAAGETLAIASETDATLVCVMRDVSRTDSVVRTSRRLEAAGANVAGTVFSGVPSSQYAYRYGDYRYFTAQPEPQTIEHA is encoded by the coding sequence ATGCAAAATAAACCCCCTTCATCGCATCGCGCCGGTTTGCCAATCGGTAACAACGGTCGGCCATCGGCTCACGCAACTCGCCCAGCGCCAAGCGGTTCGACCGAATTGGATCCCAAGTTGTTGTGGGTGACCGTCAGGCATTGTTGGGTTTGGGCAACCCCGATCGGGCTCGCTCTCGCAGCCGCAGCGGCGTTTGCTGTCTTCAGTACTTTTGTGCCTGTCTACAAAGCGACGCACCTGTTGGAAGTCAATCAAGATTACGTCGTATTTAAGGGAGTGATGCCGACACCGCGAAATCTTGTCGCGAGCGAGCGGCCGTTGGTCACCAACGCATTAGTTCTCGACGAAGTGAAAAACGACCCCGAAGTGCAGGCATTTTACGACTCTGAGACGCCCTTATCACTTGGGCAGATTCGGGGAGCCGTTGGGGTGTCCAATGTGGGTTCCTCTACATTGTTATCGATTGAGTTTCAACACAAAGATCCCGTTGCCGCAGCCACGATCTGCAACAAGATCACCGACTCGTTTCTTACGATTCGTGACCGTTTAGATAACGACCGTGTTTCGAATTTGGAGAGCTGGCTGACGCCATCGATCGATCAGTGGAAAAATGAAGTCCAGGTGCATGGAGAACGGGTGCGAGACTTGAGCAAGATGGTAATAGGTTACGACCCGACCCACCGAGTGGAGGGCCTCGAAAACGATCTCTCTGTTCTTGCATCGCTTCGGTCCAATCTTTCCAACCTGATCGTCGAAGAATCGATTCTCGAAGCGAAAGTCGCGATGAACACGGCGATTGGCGAAAGCTCAGCGAAAAGCGATCTCGATCCATCCAAAGTTCGGGCGCCTTATCCGGAAGAGATCGACCAGTTTGTGGAGTCCGATCCAAGTGTTGTTACCAACCGAAGGTTGCTTGCCGAACGGCAATCGCGGGTGCGAAACCTCGAGGATCGCGGATTGGCACCGCTGCGACAGGAATATCACAAAGAGTTAGTCGAGAGAGCGGCCGAACAGCAACGCGAACTCGACAACGCTTTGGCTGACGCGCGACAACGGGCGCCGCAAGCGGTCACCGAACGGCTGCGTCGCGACGCAGAACGTGACTATCAAGAGGGACTTGCCGAGAAAAAAACGGCCGCGCTAGCCCTGCGTGAATCGATCAATCAACAGCTGGTTGATCTGAAAGCGCGACGGGCGATTATTCAACAGGAATACGATATCGAGAAAGCGCGTTTGGAACAGCGTGGTGGCAAAGCGGCCGACCTGCGATTCGCGACCGAAGATCGCGAGATCGCCGCAGGGATCCTTGGTCAATTGAATCAGAGATTGGCGGCGATTCGCACCGAACGCCGTCGTGGCAGCGGCTTGCATACCTTGGCGCAGGCCACACCGCCATTGAATCCGGTCGAACCGATGCCGACGAAAAAGATGATCGTCGCTGCCGGAGGCGCGTTTATGATTCCATTCTTGTTTGGCCTGTTGTGGGAGCTGCGTTCGCAGAAGATCTGCGATGCGTCCAACCTGGAATCCAAGGTGATGGCTCCCATCATCGGCGAGGTGGCCAAACTGCCACCGAAGTTTGGTTCGCGGAAAGGGCGGCGCGTCTTCGAAGAGAGTATCGATACGCTGCGAGCGAATCTGATGATGTCGAAGGATACGATCGGGGTCCGTTCGCTGACCATCGCCAGCAGCATGTCGGGAGAGGGGAAAAGCAGTGTTGCATCGCAGTTGGCAATCTCCGTCGCAAAGGCGTCGGGGAAAACCGTTTTGCTGATCGATGGCGACCTTCGCAGCCCCGATCAACACGCAATCTTTGGGCTCGATCTCGGCCCAGGGTTGTCGAAAGTCCTCTCGGGTGACGTTGAATTAAAGGATGCCGTCGACACCAGCCTGGGCGACTTTGTTCACGTCCTCCCCGCCGGGAAAATGCATCAGAGCCCACATCGCTTAGTCAATGCATCGTCGATCCGCGACTTGTTGGATCAAGCGCTCGAAAAATATGGTTTCGTCATCTTCGACACCGCTCCGGTTTTGGCCGCCGGAGAAACCTTGGCAATTGCTTCGGAAACCGACGCGACGTTGGTATGCGTGATGCGCGACGTCAGTCGCACCGATTCGGTGGTCCGGACCAGCCGACGTTTGGAAGCGGCGGGGGCTAACGTCGCGGGCACCGTGTTCAGCGGTGTGCCCAGCAGCCAGTATGCCTACCGGTATGGCGATTACCGCTATTTCACCGCTCAACCCGAACCGCAGACAATCGAGCACGCCTGA
- a CDS encoding exosortase/archaeosortase family protein, whose protein sequence is MWAWTVVLIAGVCFAYYPTFLWLEQTWRNEPDYSHGYLGGPLAGVLLWLRWESFPGIRRGVDWRGLWLIGIAVVMRVAGRLAYMDFMDGWSLVPMVAGVSWLLFGWKATRWAAPAIIFLVVLVPLPYRAETMLSWKLQGMATVLSTTMLRILGLPAIAEGHTLWIGESRFMIEQACSGLRIFVGVFAIAYFWAVTVNRSWIDRVVLMLAAAPMAILVNALRITITCILYQWFDSPEAHKTIHDWMGYLMIPAAAFLMWLVIVYWQRLYRPVQVYNPVERLQQNPQAV, encoded by the coding sequence TTGTGGGCCTGGACGGTGGTTCTGATTGCTGGGGTCTGTTTCGCGTATTATCCGACGTTTCTTTGGCTGGAACAGACGTGGCGCAATGAACCAGATTACTCCCATGGATATCTAGGGGGTCCGCTCGCGGGCGTGTTGCTGTGGCTTCGCTGGGAAAGCTTCCCGGGCATTCGCCGTGGCGTCGATTGGCGAGGGTTGTGGTTGATTGGGATCGCGGTTGTCATGCGAGTGGCGGGGCGGTTGGCCTACATGGATTTCATGGATGGTTGGTCGCTTGTACCGATGGTTGCCGGGGTCTCATGGCTGTTGTTCGGTTGGAAAGCAACCCGTTGGGCCGCTCCCGCGATCATCTTTCTTGTCGTCTTGGTGCCGCTTCCCTACCGAGCTGAAACGATGCTCAGTTGGAAGCTGCAAGGGATGGCGACCGTGTTGAGCACGACGATGCTGCGGATCCTTGGGCTGCCGGCGATCGCCGAAGGGCATACGCTTTGGATCGGCGAATCGCGTTTTATGATCGAACAGGCTTGCTCGGGATTGCGGATCTTTGTCGGTGTTTTTGCGATCGCGTACTTCTGGGCGGTAACCGTCAACCGCAGTTGGATCGATCGCGTTGTCCTGATGTTGGCGGCCGCTCCGATGGCGATCTTGGTGAACGCTTTGCGGATTACGATCACTTGTATTCTTTACCAGTGGTTTGACTCACCCGAGGCGCATAAAACGATCCACGATTGGATGGGCTACCTGATGATTCCCGCCGCAGCATTTTTGATGTGGTTGGTAATCGTTTACTGGCAGCGATTGTACCGTCCGGTTCAGGTCTACAATCCAGTCGAACGTCTACAGCAAAATCCGCAGGCGGTCTAG